A genomic segment from Spinacia oleracea cultivar Varoflay chromosome 3, BTI_SOV_V1, whole genome shotgun sequence encodes:
- the LOC110783034 gene encoding beta-fructofuranosidase, insoluble isoenzyme 1 encodes MMYKGLYHLFYQYNPWGSIWGNIVWAHSVSKDLINWKALEPAIHGSEPFDINGVWSGSATILPGNRPAILYTGITANNVQVQNVAFPANLSDPYLQKWVKPVYNPIITPGPEMNISTFRDPTTAWWSGGHWNILVGSRRKHRGLVYLYRSRDFKTWTKAKHPLHSVSKTGMWECPDFFPVPTQGKHGLDTSTMGSNVKHVLKVSLDITRYEYYTIGKYDPIINRYFPDNAEIDGWNGLRYDYGNFYASKTFFDSEKGRRILWGWSNESWTPDVSAVKGWAGVQAIPRLLWLDPSGKQLLQWPVEEVERLRGNKVELKYHHLKPGNKFEIKGITPAQADIEVVFEIPSIEKAEVFDPKWVDPQDLCIRMGSSNRGGVGPFGLLALASDNLEEYTSVFFRVFKTQNNKHVVLMCSDSSSSSTEKILYRPTFGGFVDVDLSADKKISLRTLIDHSILENFGAGGKTCIVSRVYPNIAIMDKAHLHVFNNGSEAVIVEHLNAWSMKRPRMNN; translated from the exons ATGATGTACAAGGGTTTGTACCATCTCTTTTACCAATATAATCCATGGGGATCTATATGGGGCAACATTGTTTGGGCTCATTCAGTCTCAAAGGATCTAATTAACTGGAAAGCTCTTGAGCCTGCAATTCACGGGTCCGAACCCTTTGACATAAACGGGGTATGGTCCGGTTCTGCTACGATCCTACCCGGTAACCGACCCGCTATACTTTATACGGGCATTACCGCGAACAATGTACAAGTCCAAAATGTTGCATTCCCAGCCAATTTATCAGACCCATACCTCCAAAAATGGGTCAAACCCGTCTACAACCCGATCATCACTCCGGGCCCGGAAATGAACATATCAACATTTCGGGACCCGACCACTGCATGGTGGTCCGGTGGGCATTGGAATATTTTGGTGGGTTCGAGGAGAAAGCATAGGGGGTTAGTATATTTGTATAGGAGTAGGGATTTTAAGACATGGACCAAGGCTAAACACCCCTTACATTCGGTCTCTAAGACGGGTATGTGGGAATGTCCGGATTTTTTTCCCGTTCCAACACAAGGTAAACATGGGTTGGACACTTCTACTATGGGCTCGAACGTGAAGCATGTGTTAAAGGTTAGTCTTGATATTACAAGGTATGAGTACTACACTATTGGAAAATATGATCCTATTATAAATAGGTATTTTCCAGACAATGCTGAAATTGATGGTTGGAATGGGTTAAGGTATGATTATGGTAATTTCTATGCCTCAAAAACGTTCTTTGATTCTGAAAAGGGTCGTAGGATCTTGTGGGGTTGGTCTAATGAATCTTGGACCCCAGACGTGAGTGCCGTTAAAGGTTGGGCTGGAGTTCAG GCTATACCACGTTTGTTATGGTTGGACCCAAGTGGGAAACAATTACTTCAATGGCCAGTTGAGGAAGTGGAAAGACTCAGGGGTAACAAGGTTGAGCTGAAATATCATCACCTCAAGCCAGGAAATAAATTTGAAATCAAAGGCATAACTCCAGCTCAG GCTGACATTGAAGTAGTATTTGAGATCCCAAGTATAGAAAAGGCTGAGGTATTTGACCCGAAGTGGGTGGATCCCCAAGATTTATGCATTCGAATGGGATCAAGTAATCGAGGAGGGGTTGGGCCTTTTGGGCTTCTCGCACTTGCTTCTGATAATTTGGAGGAGTATACTTCTGTGTTTTTCAGAGTTTTCAAGacccaaaacaacaaacatgttGTCCTTATGTGCTCCGATTCCTCAAG CTCTTCAACGGAAAAGATATTATACAGACCAACATTCGGTGGTTTTGTAGACGTAGATTTGAGTGCAGATAAGAAAATCTCTCTTAGAACTTTG ATTGATCACTCCATCTTGGAGAATTTTGGAGCCGGAGGCAAAACATGTATAGTATCCAGGGTATATCCCAACATAGCAATCATGGACAAGGCCCATTTACATGTCTTTAACAACGGTTCGGAAGCCGTTATCGTGGAACATCTCAATGCTTGGAGCATGAAAAGGCCGCGTATGAACAATTAG
- the LOC110783035 gene encoding uncharacterized protein encodes MIQRNAVLVPVAAFLLGAFAVAFSFIAYATRIKEKDVVKRNGLCVYPSSPSVGLGVVAALFLLAMQIVIRVTTKCFCCCGQRFSARCTVITSLLFFICSWLAFVIAFVGLMYTALLNNRSYLAKAYPGKNGEDCNVGNEKYFLGDALWCIISTVFGLISYTLWVIGTSKTTNNPSSQETAHNERDVATGKLQILQTKEQS; translated from the exons ATGATTCAAAGAAATGCAGTTCTGGTGCCTGTAGCTGCCTTTCTTCTTGGAGCATTCGCAGTAGCTTTCAGTTTTATTGCTTATGCCACAAGGATTAAG GAAAAAGATGTTGTGAAACGAAATGGGTTATGTGTATATCCAAGTAGTCCGTCAGTTGGTCTTGGCGTAGTGGCTGCACTGTTTCTGCTAGCTATGCAGATTGTAATACGAGTTACTACTAAATGTTTCTGCTGCTGCGGACAACGCTTTTCTGCTCGTTGTACTGTTATAACCTCACTACTCTTCTTTATTTGTTCCTG GTTAGCCTTTGTGATTGCATTCGTTGGACTAATGTACACAGCATTGCTCAACAATAGAAGCTATTTAGCAAAAGCTTATCCTGGTAAAAATGGCGAAGATTGTAACGTAGGCAATGAGAAATACTTCCTTGGAGATGCACTTTGGTGCATAATTAGCACTGTTTTTGGCCTAATCTCTTATACTTTGTGGGTGATTGGTACttctaaaacaaccaataatcCCTCTTCCCAAGAAACTGCTCATAATGAGCGAGACGTTGCTACGGGAAAACTTCAAATTCTGCAAACAAAGGAACAATCTTAG
- the LOC110783137 gene encoding uncharacterized protein isoform X2 translates to MGVVLLFRIFKGMCLTKGKRSDAADLLQANYQAVEEQLDAGFSGVEEAAILDIIALGYIALGDSKMVESLLDMMSKIVDNLNDDEMLLDSVLIHMGSMYSSLGKSEKSMLVYHRALKILENLHGSQSIFLVTPLLGMAKHLGSAGRAAEAVEIYQTVITIVESSHGVGSIDLVLPLSGLGNLLLSQEKPNEAEIPFTRILNLYSRLHGETDGRAGMALCSLAHVKCAQGNADEAIQLYRKALQVIRDSKYIALDDNMMEKMRLDLAELLHIVGRGNEGRELLEESLVITEKFKGKDHPSLATQFINLATSYSFSKNYVEAERLLRISLRVMMKSAGPDDPSITFPMLHLAVTLFNLKRDKEAERLAVEVLRIREKAFGEESLPVGEALDCLVSIQTRSGEDDGELLELLKRVLRIQEKEFGFESEEVMTTLKKILFYLDKLGKKQEKFPVQRRLSVLRNKYRNKVQY, encoded by the exons ATGGGCGTGGTTCTATTGTTCCGCATTTTCAAAGGCATGTGTCTTACAAAAG GGAAGAGAAGTGATGCCGCAGATTTACTTCAAGCAAATTATCAAGCAGTGGAAGAGCAATTGGATGCAGGATTTTCAGGCGTAGAAGAAGCTGCAATTCTTGATATCATTGCTTTAGGATACATAGCTCTTGGTGACTCGAAGATGGTTGAATCGTTGTTAGATATG ATGAGCAAGATTGTTGATAATTTGAATGATGATGAAATGTTACTGGATTCAGTACTTATACACATGGGAAGCATGTATTCATCATTGGGAAAATCTGAGAAGTCGATGCTTGTGTATCACAGGGCTCTGAAAATATTGGAGAACTTACATG GCAGCCAAAGTATCTTTCTTGTCACGCCACTGTTGGGAATGGCTAAACATCTTGGTTCAGCTGGAAGAGCTGCAGAAGCTGTAGAAATCTACCAAACTGTAATTACTATTGTGGAGTCAAGTCATGGTGTTGGTAGCATTGACCTTGTGTTACCTTTGTCTGGACTTGGCAATCTCCTACTCAGTCAAGAGAAGCCTAATGAAGCAGAAATTCCTTTTACCAG GATTTTGAATCTGTATTCAAGGTTACATGGAGAAACTGATGGAAGGGCTGGCATGGCTCTTTGCTCCCTTGCCCATGTGAAATGTGCTCAAG GGAATGCAGATGAAGCCATTCAGTTATATAGAAAAGCTCTTCAGGTCATTAGGGATTCAAAATACATTGCGTTGGATGACAACATGATGGAGAAGATGAGGCTAGATTTAGCCGAATTACTTCATATTGTCGGAAG AGGTAACGAAGGCAGAGAACTATTGGAAGAGAGCTTGGTGATCACGGAGAAGTTTAAAGGAAAAGATCACCCTAGCTTGGCCACCCAATTCATAAATCTTGCAACCTCCTATTCTTTCTCAAAGAACTATGTAGAAGCAGAGCGCTTACTCAGGATATCTTTGCGGGTCATGATGAAGTCCGCTGGCCCGGATGATCCATCCATCACCTTTCCTATGCTGCATCTTGCGGTTACCCTCTTCAACTTAAAACGGGACAAAGAAGCTGAAAGACTTGCCGTTGAAGTTTTGCGCATCCGTGAGAAAGCATTTGGAGAAGAATCCCTTCCAGTTG GGGAGGCTCTAGACTGCCTAGTGTCAATACAGACCAGATCAGGAGAAGACGATGGCGAGTTGCTGGAGCTCCTGAAGAGGGTGCTCAGAATCCAAGAGAAAGAGTTTGGTTTTGAGAGTGAAGAAGTAATGACAACCCTGAAGAAAATTTTGTTTTACCTAGATAAATTAGGAAAGAAGCAAGAAAAGTTCCCTGTTCAGAGAAGACTGTCTGTTTTAAGGAACAAGTACAGGAATAAAGTTCAATATTAG
- the LOC110783137 gene encoding uncharacterized protein isoform X1, protein MAAALIPSSSYTRRMNYVCFHPNLKCVACFPVHFEHPKREVKLYAVPRLTVVSLHSSKVCCEIGSPRMYSGIESGNGRGSIVPHFQRHVSYKRSDTMLDSSSHSLNTANDFEKHLQELFDEVKTLISTGKRSDAADLLQANYQAVEEQLDAGFSGVEEAAILDIIALGYIALGDSKMVESLLDMMSKIVDNLNDDEMLLDSVLIHMGSMYSSLGKSEKSMLVYHRALKILENLHGSQSIFLVTPLLGMAKHLGSAGRAAEAVEIYQTVITIVESSHGVGSIDLVLPLSGLGNLLLSQEKPNEAEIPFTRILNLYSRLHGETDGRAGMALCSLAHVKCAQGNADEAIQLYRKALQVIRDSKYIALDDNMMEKMRLDLAELLHIVGRGNEGRELLEESLVITEKFKGKDHPSLATQFINLATSYSFSKNYVEAERLLRISLRVMMKSAGPDDPSITFPMLHLAVTLFNLKRDKEAERLAVEVLRIREKAFGEESLPVGEALDCLVSIQTRSGEDDGELLELLKRVLRIQEKEFGFESEEVMTTLKKILFYLDKLGKKQEKFPVQRRLSVLRNKYRNKVQY, encoded by the exons ATGGCAGCTGCCCTTATTCCTTCATCCTCTTATACTCGCAG GATGAATTATGTATGCTTCCATCCCAATTTGAAATGTGTGGCATGCTTTCCTGTCCATTTCGAGCACCCGAAACGTGAGGTCAAGCTTTATGCAGTGCCTCGTCTTACCGTTGTGAGTCTACACTCTTCTAAGGTGTGTTGTGAGATTGGATCACCAAGAATGTATAGTGGAATTGAATCGGGAAATGGGCGTGGTTCTATTGTTCCGCATTTTCAAAGGCATGTGTCTTACAAAAG GTCTGACACTATGCTTGATAGCTCAAGTCACTCCTTGAACACTGCAAATGATTTTGAGAAGCATCTACAAGAGTTATTTGACGAAGTCAAAACTTTAATTTCAACAGGGAAGAGAAGTGATGCCGCAGATTTACTTCAAGCAAATTATCAAGCAGTGGAAGAGCAATTGGATGCAGGATTTTCAGGCGTAGAAGAAGCTGCAATTCTTGATATCATTGCTTTAGGATACATAGCTCTTGGTGACTCGAAGATGGTTGAATCGTTGTTAGATATG ATGAGCAAGATTGTTGATAATTTGAATGATGATGAAATGTTACTGGATTCAGTACTTATACACATGGGAAGCATGTATTCATCATTGGGAAAATCTGAGAAGTCGATGCTTGTGTATCACAGGGCTCTGAAAATATTGGAGAACTTACATG GCAGCCAAAGTATCTTTCTTGTCACGCCACTGTTGGGAATGGCTAAACATCTTGGTTCAGCTGGAAGAGCTGCAGAAGCTGTAGAAATCTACCAAACTGTAATTACTATTGTGGAGTCAAGTCATGGTGTTGGTAGCATTGACCTTGTGTTACCTTTGTCTGGACTTGGCAATCTCCTACTCAGTCAAGAGAAGCCTAATGAAGCAGAAATTCCTTTTACCAG GATTTTGAATCTGTATTCAAGGTTACATGGAGAAACTGATGGAAGGGCTGGCATGGCTCTTTGCTCCCTTGCCCATGTGAAATGTGCTCAAG GGAATGCAGATGAAGCCATTCAGTTATATAGAAAAGCTCTTCAGGTCATTAGGGATTCAAAATACATTGCGTTGGATGACAACATGATGGAGAAGATGAGGCTAGATTTAGCCGAATTACTTCATATTGTCGGAAG AGGTAACGAAGGCAGAGAACTATTGGAAGAGAGCTTGGTGATCACGGAGAAGTTTAAAGGAAAAGATCACCCTAGCTTGGCCACCCAATTCATAAATCTTGCAACCTCCTATTCTTTCTCAAAGAACTATGTAGAAGCAGAGCGCTTACTCAGGATATCTTTGCGGGTCATGATGAAGTCCGCTGGCCCGGATGATCCATCCATCACCTTTCCTATGCTGCATCTTGCGGTTACCCTCTTCAACTTAAAACGGGACAAAGAAGCTGAAAGACTTGCCGTTGAAGTTTTGCGCATCCGTGAGAAAGCATTTGGAGAAGAATCCCTTCCAGTTG GGGAGGCTCTAGACTGCCTAGTGTCAATACAGACCAGATCAGGAGAAGACGATGGCGAGTTGCTGGAGCTCCTGAAGAGGGTGCTCAGAATCCAAGAGAAAGAGTTTGGTTTTGAGAGTGAAGAAGTAATGACAACCCTGAAGAAAATTTTGTTTTACCTAGATAAATTAGGAAAGAAGCAAGAAAAGTTCCCTGTTCAGAGAAGACTGTCTGTTTTAAGGAACAAGTACAGGAATAAAGTTCAATATTAG
- the LOC110783138 gene encoding protein WHAT'S THIS FACTOR 1 homolog, chloroplastic codes for MKVIRFSQNLMFTNKSLKQLFNILNIREFSLWSMKKDPDLESALSHNRRWIVNNQIKNIILRYPNQVVPVNFIQKKFKTLDLQGKALNWLNKYPCCFEVFRENNELYCQLTKRMMCLVEEEESIKEEQEPVFAERLAKILMMSSNQRLNVVKLDELKRNFGFPDDYLIRIVPKYPEMFRLINYSGRKSAMEIELVPSNPELPISFIEMSASKQKQNNTEPAFSCSLPSTWIKSWEKFHDFNSTPYISPYTKNSSSLVEGTKEHEKRTVALVHELLSLTLWKKMSVIKLGHFRREFALPEKLNVLLLKHPGIFYVTNKYRTYTVLLREGYNGSKLINKDPVVVVKDKFGELMQEGLHEYNQRGRLSNLEKRKKRGIIIMPKVEKKDKNVEISEQEEEEDRVGHSGRLFDPEERKRFYKILFEEDS; via the coding sequence ATGAAAGTTATCAGGTTCTCTCAGAACCTGATGTTTACAAATAAGAGTTTAAAGCAATTATTTAACATTCTCAACATTAGGGAATTCTCTCTTTGGTCAATGAAGAAAGACCCAGATCTTGAATCAGCTCTATCCCATAATCGGCGTTGGATTGTGAATAACCAAATCAAGAACATAATCTTGAGATACCCTAACCAGGTAGTACCTGTAAATTTCATTCAGAAAAAGTTCAAGACCCTTGATCTTCAAGGCAAAGCTCTCAATTGGTTGAACAAGTACCCATGTTGCTTTGAGGTCTTTCGAGAAAACAACGAGCTCTATTGTCAACTAACAAAAAGAATGATGTGCTTAGTAGAGGAAGAAGAGTCCATCAAGGAAGAACAGGAGCCTGTGTTTGCTGAGAGGTTGGCGAAAATCTTGATGATGAGCTCAAATCAAAGGCTCAATGTAGTAAAGCTCGATGAATTGAAGCGGAATTTTGGTTTCCCCGATGATTATCTCATTAGAATCGTTCCAAAGTATCCGGAAATGTTTCGGCTTATTAATTACAGTGGCAGGAAAAGTGCAATGGAGATTGAGCTTGTACCAAGTAACCCCGAGTTACCAATTTCGTTCATTGAAATGTCAGCTAGCAAGCAGAAGCAGAATAATACAGAGCCTGCCTTTTCATGTTCATTGCCTTCGACATGGATTAAATCATGGGAGAAGTTTCATGACTTCAATTCAACACCTTATATTTCACCTTACACAAAAAATTCAAGCAGTTTAGTTGAAGGAACAAAGGAGCATGAGAAAAGGACAGTGGCCTTGGTGCATGAATTACTATCACTGACTCTTTGGAAGAAGATGTCAGTCATAAAGCTAGGCCATTTCAGGAGAGAGTTTGCATTGCCAGAGAAGTTAAATGTTTTGCTTTTAAAACATCCTGGAATATTTTATGTAACAAATAAATATAGGACCTACACGGTTCTTCTCCGAGAGGGCTATAATGGCTCAAAGCTAATCAACAAGGATCCCGTTGTTGTGGTGAAGGATAAATTTGGGGAACTAATGCAAGAGGGGCTACACGAGTACAATCAACGAGGGCGTTTATCAAACCtagagaagaggaagaagagagGTATAATAATTATGCCTAAAGTAGAGAAAAAGGACAAGAATGTAGAAATATCTgaacaagaagaagaagaagatcgaGTAGGTCATTCTGGACGTCTATTTGATCCTGAGGAAAGGAAAAGGTTTTACAAGATACTGTTTGAAGAGGATTCCTGA